Sequence from the Primulina huaijiensis isolate GDHJ02 chromosome 16, ASM1229523v2, whole genome shotgun sequence genome:
AATGATTGTTCGAAGGAAACCATGTGTAAAACAAATTAGTACAATGAGAGTCAAGATCTGTTTTTTCATTGAATCTAACTCGCAAGTAATTATAGATAAAATTTGGCCTTAAACAAGCTTGTAACACAAAAAAATGTTGGCCATGTCCAGGTATAATGGAGGTGTCGGGAAAGCTATTAAAAGGTCCTCGAGTATTTTCTAATTTCATACATTATGGACGATATTGAAACCAAATCCTTGTTCAATGCAGACCCACCACCAATTCTCTTTACACAATCTGAAAGCCGGGTATAATAAAGCAATAGTTGTGTCAATGCAGCTCTCAGAATTTCCATACCGCATAAGAAGTTACTGAATGAAGTAATCACGTCATTGTGCATAAGCTCTATTGCAGCTTTCCATCTACTCGCGAAGTCCTTCACAATAGGCTCCACCTCAGTCACAGTAATTGGGCGTTCTGAAGCAGAAGTTGGGTCCTCAGCTGCCAACGATGGCGACAGTAAAATAAGCAAATTTTAGAACACTAATTGGTAAAATCTtattcaaacaaaataaaactttgAGACATACAGGCCCTTGTCTTCACAAACTTGATTAGATCGTTGAAGTGCTCCACCAGTACTTCCTCCTGCATCCAAAACTTCATCTGTCACTACCGCGATCAGCCAAATACACTATTTTAGGTGAACCGAATTATTCACCCTTATAGACATCAAACAGTCATATATAGCAGGTCAAAACTTTACAAAAAAATACTTGAAGCGGTTAGTAAGCTTGTCAAAATATAATTCCACATTTACCACAAAAATGGCTGTATTGTTCTTCAACAGTTCTTCAAAGTGCATTTGAATTTTCCCACCATCAGGAGCAGCTTCCTGATGCATACGAGGAAAACTTGATGAGAATAAACATCTAACCGGTGAAGCTTATCTTACAACGCGTGCAGCAATAAATGTATTTCAGCATGCAAGCACTTGTGAACATAGTTGTAATGCACACATGGCGAAGGAGTAGTGGCTTTCAGTTTTTGATGAACCAGGGTAATATAGACAGGAGTATCCAACCCCTGGGGTGCCACCAGTGTATGCAAGTATGTAAAATAGATATGAACACGGATTTGGGCCTGTAGCCAAAAAGTTGAATTCAACTCCCCTAGCTTAATAATATTCATTTGACACCACATTGTACCTTTAGTACTGCAATTGTCATGTCATAGTTATTTATGAGAAATACTGTCTGCAACTTTGGCCTTGTGAACAATTTGGCAAGCTTGACCAGCAAATCATCAATAGCCATTCGCAATCTTTCCAAGTTTAGCTCAAGCTGTAAGTAATACTTGGTCGGTTTACACAGAAAACTAAGAACTTCGAATAATTATATTCCCATGCTGCAAAAAATAACAAAGGAAACTAAACTTTTGTACCCCTTTACCTGACCATCTCCGTAATCAACATTAAGCTGAACTAGTGAAGCTGTAAATTCGGCATAGCGTCTCATGACATAATGTGGATGTACATCATCCTCCCATAGATTCCGGACAATGGCATTCCTAAGGCTGTTGAGATGCATGTCAAATACCATCTTAAATCGAGGCCATAAAGCAATGTTGACCTGCTCATAATGAGAACATAATGCATTTACGGTCATTGCcaagaaataattttgatttttccaGCAGAAACATTGACTTTCAGAATTACACCAGAAATGATAAACAGACACTTCAAAAAACATTTCTTATCATGGGATACACATTCGACACTGTGTCAAAGATGACGCATGGCACGGCTaagaaactaaaaataaaagaaagggcACATGTATAATACACATAAAGggatacattttatttttatttttcaaggattagaaataaaataaaattctcaaaaactAATTATCTTACTTTTATTCTTTCATATATAACTTTTCTATTCGAATAATCACATTTTATTTCGTAGGAGCTCTAAAATTGATGCTTAATTGACAATTTCACAAGTGATAAtcaccattatttaatttactacATGATCTGTATAATGATGCTGTGATCGTATTAGAATTTAAGAAACaataataagaaattaaaacttTTGGCCTTTGCCCATAGGTATAGTTCTTGTGGCAAAAACATGAGTCCATTTTTCCTTTTTGCTTGTCACAACCATAAAACAGACGCAATGTTTGATTTTAGCTTAAATTTTTTGGGAAAAAGTTCAGAGTAAAGATTTGGAGTAATGTTTTCGGAGTAAAAAAATGTATGTATGGTATTAGAAGACAACTTTTTATGTGCATCAAATCaggtaaaattttatttttataaatgttaaTTTATGTTTGGATTGATAATGGTTTGGATGATGATTATGGGTgagatattttaatataaaaatatatttgaataaaatatgatataacaATTGAGTATTTTAGGAAGGGATAAAAAGTTGAATAAATTGTAATGATTACATTTGGAGAaattgaaaagaagaaaaatgctgacggaaaaaattaaaatgcgGTGATAGTCTTAGCCTACACCATATTTGCTTAGTAATCACATATGTACTCATATAACACAGTTATCATCACCCCTTGAAAGGTATGAGAATTGAGAACCAAGAAACATacatgcaaaagaaaaaaaaactattaaattGTTACACAACTCAAGGCCAGAATTGGCAAACTGTGTAGGCAGAAATAACAAATAGATTTATCATAAGGTTCATTCAGAAAAGTCCGGGATACATACCTTATCCAAATATGAATCTAGGCATGGTATTCGTCGTCGAGACATTATAAGCTGAGaggaaaataaattaacattaaAAATAGACATTAAATCTGGGAATTAATTTTTAACTTGGCAATTATTTAATGTCAGTATATGCATTCAAGAGCAAATTTAGGAACTGATCAGATGCAGACATCAAACTTTCACATCAGGTACTGGCAACACAAGCCAGATGTCATATCTGCAGATAAAAAACATCAATTTCTTGAACCACCAACAGCAAGTGAGTGTTAATGTTCGTTGATGGCATGAAAAAATGCAGAATGAATAAAAGAGGAAAAAAGTTCATATTCTATTTCATGCAGAAATAGCTGCCACGGACACAAAGGTTAACCCCAGGCCCAAAAACGTTCATATCCTTTTGGCACTCGAGCAGTTGTCTGGAGCCAAACAAAAAGGAACTCTGGatagtaataaaatatttacatgTTCTTAAGCACGCAACATCCAAACGTTCACGATCCAACCATTGTGTCAACACAGTTAATCATCTCATAGAAAGATAAACACATTGAATATAAAACAGGCTTTCAACATCGCTAAGTCTTAATTCTGAAAAAATGAGCTTTACCTGCCTCATCAGTTTATAAAAAAGTATACATCAGTACATGACATGTTGAAAAATGGATTCTATAAATATCAACATGCAAGAGGAGAGAAAATTTAAAGAGACAAATTCActcaaataacaaaataaaagggTTCTCTAAGAAACATATGAAGACAGAAAGATAAAATTGTGTTGCATACCTGGTGCTGGTATATAATGCGGATCATCAGCATCAAACCAATTGCATCAAAGCAATTAGAGAGAATTGCATTTAAATGTTCATCAATTACTGAGAAGGGCCCTGATAATCCAAGCACGAGGCATTTCAGAAAAATCATCATCGTAAGACAAATTATGCATTAAAAAGATGTTATTATTGAATTATGTATTCTGGTTGATAGTTTTATTTTGTCAAGTATACTATACCATCACTAAAAGGTTTGACGCATACTCTCATACTACCAAAAAGAATATTAGAACGTTCTAGACGATGGCAATTGTGCGAACTTAAATACAGTGTAAATTGCAAATACCtgcaaatatatcataaaacatagattcttcgCCAAAGAATTCGTCACAGAAAAGGTATCTGAAAGATGAACAGGTATATATCATCATAAATGTTCACTGTAATACAATATAAGATAGGTACATCCTATAGAAGAATTAACAGCTATGTTATACATTTGAAATATAACAAAAGTTGAAACAGAAGGAGAGAAAGAGTCCGGAAATACTCTGAAGCAGCAGTATCCATAAGCAGCTTGTGCAAGCTCCTGAATAAAACTTCATAAGGGTACTTTTTACCGCTGGCTTCGGCTATATGTGGAATCAAAGCAGACTCATCTATTTCCTGCCATCAAAAGAGAATAATATATCAGTCAAATATTCACTTCTGAGAAACCAGCTGAGAGAACAGTATCGTATACTCCAAGGAATGTCAATCACAATATTGATTACATGTACACAGAAGTTGATTATGAATATAGGTGACAGGATAAAGCACAACTGCAGGCGATGACAAAATATGTTTCAACTCTTAGATCCATACCAATACCAATCAGTATTTATCTTTTGTCAGTTTCATATATGCTCTGAGTTGATTCTCATCTCACAATATAGTAAAGGAGAACACCTGTAGGAATATTGTAAAGAAGTTAAAAGGCAAAAAGATGAACTTATAAACAAGATGTGGGTATTTGGATGAGAAACAATCCAATACTTAGTCACAGATAATTTTgtcttgatttttttgttacTTGTGTGTGACTGGTTGTTAAATGACAATTAAATAGCAGTTAATTTACTCAGAGGAAAGATGTAAAAAAAGACGAATGAAAATACTATGATCACCAACCAGAAAAGTATGAGCCATCAATTATAGATTTGCTAAAACTGAAGCAAAAATTCTGAGAGCTCTCACGTTTAATGACATCAGTACAACAGGACTTAAGTTACAGGTGAGtgcttaaaaaaattttgcatCAAAAAATATGCATCACTCATAAATCACATTAAGCCTTTCAAACGATGAAGTCAAAAGATACTATACTGAAGACAGTAACATAATGTATCATCCAAAAAACAAGCAGCTTGTCATATTGTCATAGTTTTGAGAAgaaataatttagaataatttCTTCTGGTGACAGAAAAGACCTTGAGAACATTTATCCTTTCTCCCAAAGCAAAAACAGCCGACCGGTTTTTCAAAGGCTCTCTTCCTCGTGAGAAAAGACTGGTGTTTCTGGTGTCGACACCAATTAAATCACTTGACGATGCTATATCCAGTTGCAACTTCTCTAATGCTTGAATATAAGCTCGGATTTTTGTACCAAGGACCTGAAAAACAGAAAAGGCAACTCTATAAGAACCTGGCCACTTTAAGAGGAATAGGATACGAGTGTCCATAAGCCTTGGCTGTACATGGGAGTTTACCATCAGTACCGGCCTCATGGTAATATTGATAGGTACAAAGTTACATTAGTTGCAGAAGGGTTCACAAAatagatcatttttaaatattttctcctGCTGTTCTCCTAAATTCAATTCAAGTCATTCTCTTCATTGTTATGAATAAGGAGTGGGTCAAGAATGCCTTCTTATATGGTGACTTGTCAGATTGAGTATACATGAAGCAACCTCTACGACATGGTCTTGAGGGGAGAAGATGGTGTTCAAACTTAATAAAGCTATTCATAGTTTGGAAAAAAGTCCACGTGCATGGTTTGACAAATTTTATATGGTTTTGATTGGATTGATGGGTTTCAAATCCCCTGATTTATTTGGGTGGACAAAATTcaagtgaatttcaaatcctCTCACTCCTTTCTCAAGtcaaatatttttctctaaATCAAACTCATCAATCTAAGTGCAACCTAAGGGTGTGATGTCTATCGAGTTTCATTGTTAGTATATAGATCACTCTACATTTTTTTGTCGTAGTTCACTTGGGACATTAACACTAATTGATGTTGATGATAGTCTTTTGACTGATAGTTATATGACTTGTTACAAATAAGGCAGAAAATATCCAAAACCACATTTTGTGACAAAAGAAATAATTGCCTAGATACATTTTTATGATGGAGATAGCTCATAATAATTCTGTGTTTGATCTAAACGGAAgtataaatttgatattttacaATAACCAGATATTTCGGATGGAAGCCTGAGACATAACTATGGATATTTACTCTGACTTTTGGGACAAAGATGGAGAAATGTTCGCAGACACATCATAGTATCGTCAACTTGtgggaaattttatatttttgactGTTATCAAACCTGATATAAAATTTTCTGTGGAAGTTGCAAGTCATTTTATGCAGAAGTCTAAAGGTTGAACATCAGAAGGCTGCCAGAAGTTTAGTtgtttatattaaaaatctCCTACAAAAACTTGCAACgtagaaataaattgataatgaACATTTGAAACTCAATTGGAAAACAAAATAGCAAATAGAAAATCCATATCAGGTATTGTAATTACAATGGTAGAAATAGGGTGTAGTAAAAACCACAACGTGGTTTCAAGGTTTGGGCTGAAACAAATATAAAACTATCTAATGAAATTACGAGGTTGAAGATATTTACATAGATGAAGAATTTTCGGCTCCAACATCCGCTGTGACAATCAGGTGGCTATCCACATTGCTATTTACTAATAATTTGTGATGTTGTAAGGAACAAGAGAATCAGCATTAAGTTTACATCTTTCTGAAAACAGAACGTTGATATGTCATGAAGGATTGGCAGTTGCATATTCTATCCTTTTGTTCCAAGATGGGCATTATCAGTTTATAGGCTCCAGCGAGGGAGAGTCCTAgataacatttttataaaatgtatttatttataatgtGAGTTGTGTTCTTAGGTGTTATAATCATGTAGGCccgataattttttatttgcattttataTCTCGAATGCACGAAAGCTATGAACAATTTTTCATAATTCAATAACTCTTTTTCTTCTCATCAAACAACAAAAAGGAAGAGATGGCgtcattcaatttttttgagatgatatacATAGATGAGGATTGAGGCAATCCACTAAATGATGTTCGATGACACAAGCAATAaatatttgttaaattattacgGATGATTTACCTTGTTCATTGTGTCAACGTACGCAGCACGAACCTCAAGATACACCTCTTTCCCATGCTCCTTTAGGAACAAAATCACATATCTACAAATATTAAAAAGTTATACAGGCTTCCACCAAGTTGGGATAATATACCAGATCGCTTATAATTATTAAGTGTTCGGTACATATTTAAATCTGAAGCTCGTTCAGGCGAGTGACAAAGTATTCCTCACCTGATGAATAACATTGTTGAAAATACACCACTAAGATTAGAGAACATCTGAACAACTATTTTAAACAGAAAATGAAATCAACAGCCAGGATAAATGAGCATCTTCGTTGAATCTACAGGAGTCACttgtacaaattttattttatttatttgcaaATTATAAGTATGTTgttgccaaaataatttaaattttaaaagacaCTTGATGGCACCAACTCCAGCTCAGAATGCAAGAAATAATGAACAATAAATactttttatttgtcaactttGCAGTTATACATGCAAAAAATTGTTTTGTTTTCCAATATTAAATACTTAATCTAGGATCCGATCGTCCGAACAAAACAGGTAAATAGCATACAAACTCAAATCAAGAAAAACACGAGCCAGATTTCTTTCCATATCTGTAataactaataattataatgacAAATTCAACAACAGTtaattcacaattcaaaattaagttttcaaacttatattcaaatcaaaatacataattacttcaaacaataattcaaaatcttcaatttcataaacaaattgttatgataaaactaaattctacgactatttattttaattcatttgtaAAGTGCATAAACGCAACTATAAAAATTCAAAGTCAAAACTCATCTTATCTCCAAGTTGATATAAATCAAcaaccaagttttaaaacaaaagaCTGTTTCTTTTAATAGTCATCTGAACATAATGTagttttcatattattattattctataGCCTTTAAACACCCTGAAAAAcctaaaaacaatttaaatcttAGGTTTTCACAGATTTACCTTAAGATACACATGAGAGACCAAGCCATACCAAAAATGATTTGGTTGAACATTTAAGGTTTGAAACAAATCTCAAAATCAAAACTTACTTCTTCTAGCCCAACAAAAGAACGACTCAATATAATATATTACTAAACTCCCCACGTTGTAAAgattccaaaaatataattttaattgtatAAATGATGTACTAGAAGAATTATGGAGGATGGAAGGAAACTAGAGTTGAGATGTGAGGTTTGTAAAGAAAATTAGACAAGTAGGAAAGATTAGGGGATATTTATGggcatttaattatttttcataaattttaaaaatattaaaacaagtTTCCGCGTATCCACATCTTGTTTGTTCCTAATTTTCGGACGTGGAAGTGTCATTTTGCACGCCCAATTTGTTCACCTATGACGTGTTCAGCTACTTGTTCTTCTAGTGTTCGTGCGTAAACATGATcattccaatttcaattcttttTTATCCTTTATCATTTCCGAGGTcagtcaattaattaatcaatttagTCTTTAATTACCAAATCCAAAAAATTAACAACCTGAAGTTTGATGCATTACCCAGAATACAGAGCACGTCAGTTCAAATACCCATCTTTACTGAGAAAATCtgtttttatggatgtttattttGTACAAGTGTCTTGATAATTGGTAAAGGTTAACTATTAACATAATTTCAAGACAACTTCAACGAAGAACTCGAACAGCTCAAAGTACCATCTTTACTTGTGAAATATGTTCTTACGAATGTTTAATTTCCATAATGTGATGATCAGTAAAGATTAAAATGAACGCAATTTCAAGTCAATTTCAGCCTCAAATTCAGCTACACAGATTATTATCCATAAACATGTTGTTCATCTAGAACAGACATGCTTACAACAATATTTGTCAAGTATGGCATCTAAAATGACCAACAAAACCAGCAAAGAGGACTCATATGGAGCTAATAAACAATAGCAATAACAACAGAATGCCTCGAGAAGGGATTAGGAACTGAATCATTTCGAAAAAGCTATGGCAAAGGACAATTGTAGAGTTTCAATTCCAAAGTAGCTTACTTGTATTTTAGAAGAACACCTTGTTGAAGGATCTGAACATTTGTCTTAGGCTTCCTTAAAGCATTGAGTTTTTGTACaatgaagtcaaatacctgatAGAACAGGCCAAAAAGACGAAACAGATGGATCAAGTTTTATATTTATGGAAATTCAAAAATGAAAATGGTCAAATGACAGCAGGTCTGAACAACAACAAATTAACTACAATTGAGATCAGCTACTTAGACTTCTTAAAATAAATGATAGAGAATCTAATGTATCTTAAAACTAACCAGTCAATCAAGTCATGGAGAAGAACGATAGTCATTGGTGTTTTATAGATAATTGTATATGATATATAATGTTTAGGCTTAAATATTTATACAATCCTGATGTAATTAAGCATCTGTGAATCTTCTGGGTTCTGCCATCTTCAAGCGTACAAGGGAGCACCCCATCAGTACCCATGAAATGTAATTTTGAGAAAGGACTTAGTAAACGAAAACAAATGTTGTCatttattgaaatatttgtTAACTATGTAAAAACAATAGCAAGAAAAATGATCCAGCAATACATTCCCAACGTGAATAAAATCCAGATTCTACATACCTTAGAAACTGCTTTCTGGCGAAGTTTTTCTAATTCAGGTTGAACATCACTCAGAGCTTTTGAAGTCTTCACGATGCTATCAATTTCGACAAACTTCAGCTTTTTACTAAGAATCTCAAGGGTTCTCATATATTCCTCATTCACCTAAAGATATTAATTAACAAACTAGTGTATAAACGACATACACTGAAGTGCAGTCAAATCATTCAGTAATAGCCGAAAATGACCGCAATTTAATAAgaatcaaaacataaaaattggtCTTGGGTAAGCAACTGATTAAATTATTGATCTTGTAATCCACATTCAATTACTGCAAATTGTACGACTGAAATTTCaggcaaaaaaataaaatcccaTTGGAGCCAGGATATTGTAGACCAAAATCCCTCATAAAAAAGACGAAAGCTACACCAATTATATTCGGGGACATGAAGCCGTATACTCATAGATTGGGCCATTGGGAAACAGATTACAGAGTCCTGTCTTCTAATGCACAAACAGGAATGAATTCAATACTTGATGTCCAACTTGGCGGAAACAACTTTATAGGCCCTTACATGGTACAATCTCACAACCCAAAGAAATAAGAATCCTGAAACCTAGACTTCAAATTAACATATTACAATAATCTTTATTCTCCTTTCAAACTCTCTTAACAAGATAAAGCTACCAAGATCAAATAACTCATACCGGTAAAATGCTTAGAGTTTGAGTCATCATGCATTAGATGGAAATGATGGATAGGAATGTTAACATATTTCACAATCAAGCCACCATTCATCAGACAACTATGACATTACATTAGTAGATAGAACATCAATATTGATATTTCAAGACCatacatataaaatatcataatgaataataattaaaaaaaaacatctatAATGCAATTATAGAGATGCAGTTGACATACAAAATCATAGGTTACAagttcttttaaataaaaaaccaaaagtACCAAAAAGGAAGAAGAGGAGAACTTAACGAAAGTTTGAAGTACCTCTCCATCAACTATTATATCAATCATCCTTGGTGGAACAATGATGTCCTCAACAAATTTTGCTAATTTAGATTCTGCTGCCTGCTAGTTACATGACAAAAGCCCATATGATACCAGAAATACAGGGGAAAGATAACAAAATGAAGCATCTAAAAGGCTGTGAAAAGATTTTGCTGGAAACAATATTCCATCCATGAAACCACCAACTTTAACATGAGTTGTACACAAAAGCAGAAAAAAAACAAGGATATAGAGGAATGCAGATTCTACTAATTCCTATCGATTTTATGAAATGTTCGCTTTCAAATTCTAAAGAACCATGATGAACCACATTACCTTCCGATTTTTCAATTTGAGTCCCATATCCATAGATCTTTCCTGAAGAATCTTTATATCTGAACTTATAGAACCTATCTCATCCTggaaaaaatgataataaaatctgaGAACCTTCTGCTGCAACTTTTAGAGACAATCGCAGCAGCATCAATAATTATTCACCTGATTCACAATAGATTTTATTCACAACACTTTATTATAACAGCGTTAAAAAAAATAGCCATATAAAATTTAGCAGAAGAGAATCAGATTCTCCCTCTTTTAGCAATCAAATTGAACATTTCGCAATCCCACCGTGTTAATTTGCAATAGTTAACCACCCAATCACAAGCCCATGCATATTCAACCAAATAGATCTGGGACAACTATTAAAGAATAAACATTATCTTCACTTCGTGGAATCTGATGTTCCCGGCAAGTGGCGACTATATCATACTAAGCAAAATGAGAAGTATCAGAGCCAATGTCTGTAACAGATACCTGGAATCCACTAAGTAAGATTTCCATTTGTGACAGAATGGTGTCACAATCATGAATTTGATCGTGAAGTGAGATTAAATTGTCACTTTCTTTAATGTAATCCTGGTCAGGTGAAAAAACGCACCATAAGAAAGCTAAATTTAGTTTTCACTTACGAATACATATTAAGATACAATAAACAAGGCCATATTGAAGGTGGATTGGACAGAGCTTCAGCACAGTGACGCCTACTACCAAAACCgtgtctttttcttttcttctcttttctttctttttttttctttgaaattttggcatgcaaaattcaaaatatgataCTCTTCTTGTGCTGAACCGTGTCCCAAAATGAGCGTATTTCAAACTCTTTTGAGAATCAATTGAAGTGCCAGAAACTCAGGATGGATAAATTAACTTCACAAGAAACATGTGATGATGTGAAGCATCAATATCACGAAATGTTAACATATACATGAGGAGCTAGTGAACTGAATCAGAAACCTCGATAGACTCCAATTCAGTTTGGCGTAGATTATTCTCAACATCCCTGGTGTAATCCCGCAATTTCGTACCTTTAGAAAGTATCATAGCAACCACCTTAAAAATAAACACCACAAAATCATTAAAATGTCAATTGGAAGAAGACACCAGGTGCTATCAATGACTGTAGTGCACAAATGCTGTGTGCGTACATCGTCACTTTTACAACCTTGAAGCTCTTGATCCAGTCCCTCCAATGAGACATCATCGctattccaataaaaaaaacaaaggcgggcaaaaaattaaaaataaaaaaaattatcaaaacccAGTATATGCATACAGACTCGATCAAGTAAATGATTTCGGGAATTCAGAACCTGGCTGCATCATCTTCAACAGTCAATTCCTCAACGAAGGTTCCCAGATCCGTCGTGGTTCTCGATCCATTATTAGCCTCAACCTATGCAAATAAGTCAGTATAAATGCATTTTCTGATTCACACAGACGTAGCTTTAAAatgcaaaatctgcagcatGAGATGAGAATTGGTTACAGTTCGATTCGAAACCGCATCAGCCATCTTCTCGGATGTCTTCGCAGTTGCAATAGTATGTATCAGACTCCAATGGAAACAGATGTAGCCGTATTGACACGAAGAGGAAATGTAAGGAACCAGATGCAGTCAGAAGACCGATTTCAGAGTAGATCTTCGCCCgttattattttcattattattattattattggaaAACCGGATCTTTCTTTAAACACGGGTGAGCCTTATAATTGAAAACCGAGCTGGAAAGATGGACCTATTTCAAGCAGGCCCATCCAAATTGAGTCGTCAACTCGGGTTTGGTCGATCCGATTGTCGGagccaaattattatttttttttaatcataacaTAGTCAAGTTGCAGAGTTTATGATGGTATTTTCCATTCCCAATCAAAAGAAGAATTGATCAATGGTCAATTTttgaacaaataaataaatcaaatttaaaaaaaaaacctaaagtTAGGGATTTATCAATGAGTAATATTGCACCAATACCCAACCAAAGAGCGACTGCAGTACCGATCAAAAAGACGGTTGTCGCTACTGGACGACGAAATGGATTTTGGAATTTATTAACATTCTCTAAAAAAGATACTATTAATAATCTTGAGTGTAGAATGTATTTTAAACATGGGTCAAATCTCAAAAGCTCCAATGTCAAACATCATATAACTATGGTCttgtaacaaaaataaatttcattgattttttaaaaaaaaaatgggttAATTTAGTGTATCATTTTTAAACCTATTAACAGAAATCAAATCGATTTAActgatttttataattaaaaaaatacaaaatgacGAATTAACTCATTTGGTCGGTTATTTcgatttaaccgaaattttggtCATCTCTACCTTTAGTACATTGATGACAATTTCATTATAATCCAATTGAGATTCAATACCTAACATGAATGGATAAGAGTGAGGAGGGATTTCATGATCCCGCTTAAAAAATCGGCGGTATAATAATATCCTACTTATACcagattaaattatata
This genomic interval carries:
- the LOC140961251 gene encoding vacuolar protein sorting-associated protein 52 A-like isoform X1 is translated as MADAVSNRTVEANNGSRTTTDLGTFVEELTVEDDAASDDVSLEGLDQELQGCKSDDVVAMILSKGTKLRDYTRDVENNLRQTELESIEDYIKESDNLISLHDQIHDCDTILSQMEILLSGFQDEIGSISSDIKILQERSMDMGLKLKNRKAAESKLAKFVEDIIVPPRMIDIIVDGEVNEEYMRTLEILSKKLKFVEIDSIVKTSKALSDVQPELEKLRQKAVSKVFDFIVQKLNALRKPKTNVQILQQGVLLKYKYVILFLKEHGKEVYLEVRAAYVDTMNKVLGTKIRAYIQALEKLQLDIASSSDLIGVDTRNTSLFSRGREPLKNRSAVFALGERINVLKEIDESALIPHIAEASGKKYPYEVLFRSLHKLLMDTAASEYLFCDEFFGEESMFYDIFAGPFSVIDEHLNAILSNCFDAIGLMLMIRIIYQHQLIMSRRRIPCLDSYLDKVNIALWPRFKMVFDMHLNSLRNAIVRNLWEDDVHPHYVMRRYAEFTASLVQLNVDYGDGQLELNLERLRMAIDDLLVKLAKLFTRPKLQTVFLINNYDMTIAVLKEAAPDGGKIQMHFEELLKNNTAIFVEEVLVEHFNDLIKFVKTRASEDPTSASERPITVTEVEPIVKDFASRWKAAIELMHNDVITSFSNFLCGMEILRAALTQLLLYYTRLSDCVKRIGGGSALNKDLVSISSIMYEIRKYSRTF
- the LOC140961251 gene encoding vacuolar protein sorting-associated protein 52 A-like isoform X2, with the translated sequence MEILLSGFQDEIGSISSDIKILQERSMDMGLKLKNRKAAESKLAKFVEDIIVPPRMIDIIVDGEVNEEYMRTLEILSKKLKFVEIDSIVKTSKALSDVQPELEKLRQKAVSKVFDFIVQKLNALRKPKTNVQILQQGVLLKYKYVILFLKEHGKEVYLEVRAAYVDTMNKVLGTKIRAYIQALEKLQLDIASSSDLIGVDTRNTSLFSRGREPLKNRSAVFALGERINVLKEIDESALIPHIAEASGKKYPYEVLFRSLHKLLMDTAASEYLFCDEFFGEESMFYDIFAGPFSVIDEHLNAILSNCFDAIGLMLMIRIIYQHQLIMSRRRIPCLDSYLDKVNIALWPRFKMVFDMHLNSLRNAIVRNLWEDDVHPHYVMRRYAEFTASLVQLNVDYGDGQLELNLERLRMAIDDLLVKLAKLFTRPKLQTVFLINNYDMTIAVLKEAAPDGGKIQMHFEELLKNNTAIFVEEVLVEHFNDLIKFVKTRASEDPTSASERPITVTEVEPIVKDFASRWKAAIELMHNDVITSFSNFLCGMEILRAALTQLLLYYTRLSDCVKRIGGGSALNKDLVSISSIMYEIRKYSRTF